In 'Nostoc azollae' 0708, the following are encoded in one genomic region:
- the ctpC gene encoding carboxyl-terminal processing protease CtpC: MVITKSRLVLGATAVTLSTIAVTSLGIHSRGQALFKASPKELIDEVWQIVYRQYVDGTFNQVDWQAVRKEYLSKSYTNQEEAYKSIREMLKKLEDPYTRFMNPEEFKNMQVDTSGELTGIGITISQDEKTKQLVVIAPIEDTPAFKMGVIAKDVILEIDGKSTEGMDTNQAVSLIRGEAGTKVRLKILRNGQKKQFDITRARIEIHPVKCSEKQTPAGNLGYIRLNQFSANAAKEMKDAISKLETKNVSGYILDLRGNPGGLLFSSVDIARMWLDKGTIVSTIDRQGEQEREIAKGRALTTKPLVVLVDKGSASASEILSGALQDNKRATIVGTQTFGKGLVQSVRPLEDGSGLAVTIAKYHTPSGKDINKHGIDPDVKVDLTDAQRQDLWLKERDKLATLEDPQFAKAVEILGKQAAKNSKTTNKN, from the coding sequence ATGGTAATTACAAAAAGTAGACTTGTTTTAGGTGCTACGGCAGTGACGCTTTCTACAATTGCTGTTACTAGTCTTGGCATTCACTCCCGTGGTCAGGCTTTATTTAAAGCAAGCCCCAAGGAATTGATAGACGAAGTTTGGCAAATTGTTTACCGTCAATATGTAGACGGGACGTTTAATCAGGTAGATTGGCAAGCTGTTCGTAAAGAATATTTAAGCAAGTCCTACACCAACCAGGAAGAAGCTTATAAGTCGATCCGGGAAATGCTGAAAAAGTTAGAAGATCCTTACACCCGGTTTATGAACCCAGAGGAATTCAAGAATATGCAGGTTGATACCTCTGGAGAACTCACAGGGATTGGTATCACGATCAGTCAGGATGAAAAAACTAAGCAATTAGTTGTGATTGCCCCGATTGAGGATACACCCGCCTTTAAAATGGGAGTTATAGCTAAGGATGTGATCCTGGAAATTGATGGCAAAAGCACTGAAGGCATGGATACTAACCAGGCTGTATCTTTGATTCGCGGTGAAGCGGGAACTAAGGTCAGATTGAAAATTTTGCGGAATGGTCAGAAAAAACAATTTGATATCACACGGGCCAGGATTGAAATCCATCCGGTTAAGTGTTCTGAAAAACAAACTCCAGCGGGTAATCTTGGTTACATTCGTCTAAATCAGTTCAGTGCTAATGCCGCCAAGGAAATGAAAGATGCAATTAGTAAATTAGAGACTAAAAACGTATCTGGTTATATTTTGGATCTGCGGGGCAATCCTGGTGGTTTATTATTCTCCAGTGTGGACATTGCCCGAATGTGGTTAGATAAAGGAACTATTGTCTCTACTATTGACCGTCAAGGTGAACAGGAGAGGGAAATTGCTAAAGGTCGTGCTTTAACTACTAAACCTTTAGTGGTGTTAGTTGATAAGGGTTCAGCTAGTGCTAGTGAAATTCTTTCCGGTGCTTTGCAGGATAATAAACGTGCGACCATAGTGGGTACGCAAACCTTTGGTAAGGGTTTGGTCCAATCTGTACGACCCTTGGAAGATGGTTCAGGGTTAGCAGTGACTATTGCTAAGTATCATACCCCTAGCGGTAAAGATATTAATAAGCATGGTATTGATCCTGATGTAAAAGTGGATTTAACTGATGCCCAAAGACAAGATCTGTGGTTAAAGGAACGGGATAAACTAGCCACTTTAGAAGATCCCCAATTTGCCAAAGCTGTGGAAATTTTAGGTAAACAAGCTGCTAAAAATAGTAAGACTACAAACAAGAATTAA